The following DNA comes from Parachlamydia acanthamoebae.
GGATTAGTGGGTATACTGATTACCCCCCGCCGATTGCGTTCCCTCATTGGGATTATTGCGATTCCTTCCGCGTGGGTGATTTTGGAATGGTCTAGGTTATTTATCTTGTCGGGTTTTTCCTGGAATCCTTCAGGGCTTGTGCTTACGGGAAATGTCTTTTCTCTTCAATTAGCTTCATTTTGGGGCGTTTTTGGGCTTTCTTTTTGGGTATTACTTGTGAATTTATTGGGTCTCAGGGCGTGGTTACTTAAAGCTCGAGTTGCTTATGTGGTATGGATTTTGGCTGCTTTAATGCCCTATGTTTATGGTTATGTGCACGTTGTTTACCATGAATACTGGATGGAAGAAGAACATCGCTTGGCCTTAAATGAAAATAAAAGTCCCTATTTCTCTGCGATTTTGGTGCAACCTGCTTTTCCTGCTGAAGAGGCGTTTGATTTTGGGGATACCCGAGATTTTGTCTCTTTTGTAATGAGAGAGTGGAAACATATTCTTAAAATTACCCAAAAGCACTCAGGAAAAACGGTTGATTTAATTGCTCTTCCGGAATTTATGGTTCCTTTTGGAACCTATACATTTGTTTATCCTTATGAAAAAGTGGCGAAAGCATTTGAAGACATTTTAGGGAAAGAAAGTTTAAATTTTCTTCCCCCTTTAGAATTGCCCTTTGCGGCTCAGTCATTAACAGATGAAGGAATCCGTTGGTTTGTGAATAACGCGTTTTGGGCGCAGGGATTGAGTAACTATTTCAATAGCGACATGGTGATTGGATTAGAAGACGCGGAAGATACACAAAATGGTCGAGAATATTATAGCGCAGCCCTGTTTTTTCATCCAATGCGCGAACTTTTTTCAGAAGAAAAATTTCGGCGAGCGGAGCGCTATGCTAAGCGTGTGCTTGTTCCCATGGGAGAATACATTCCTTTTAGCTTTTGCAGAGAGCTTGCGGCTCGTTACGGCGTAAACGGATCGTTTACAGGGGGACAAGAAGCCAAGATTTTGACGGGAAGTAAGCTTCCTTTTGGGGTTTGCATATGCTACGAAGAAACCTTTGGGCATCTGACGCGAGAAAATAGACAGTTGGGTGCAAATCTTTTAGTCAATTTAACAAGCGATGCCTGGTTCCCTTGTTCGCGTTTGCCGCAGCAACATTTCGATCATGCTAGATTACGAACGGTTGAAAATGGGGTGCCTTTAATCAGGGCATGCAATACGGGTGTAACTGGATCGATTGATAGCTTAGGGCGGTTAACAGCCAAGCTTGGAAATACTTTAGCAGAAACAGAGGAGTCTTCCGATTCGATTTTGGTGCATGTTCCTCTTTACCACTATCGCACATTATATACCTTGTTTGGTGATAAATTAATTATCGGATTTTGTTTTTTGGGATTGTTCGGCTTTGGTATTTATGAATATAAACATCGTAGGCGCCCTTGAAAACCAATGATTAATTTCAGTAATAGCACAAAACCAAAATCTTCACGATTTTCCCTTGATAAAAACAAAAGGCTTTAATTATTCTAACTTGCATCATCACGAAATAGATCAATATTAATGAGCAGGTTCGACAACTGTGAATGCCTTCAATTCCAGCCTAGAAAAAACATGTAGGAGACAGCGCACGCTTAAAAAAAGCGTTTCGTTTTCTGGTATCGGGATTCACACGGGAAGAGGGGTTTCCCTCAAATTTTGTCCAGCCAAGGAGGGTACGGGAATTGTCTTTAAACGAGTCGATCTTCCCAGCCAGCCTCTTATTCCTGCCACTGTTGAATATGTGTGCGAAACTAACCGCAGCACCACATTAGGGATTGGGTCCGTAAGGATTCATACCGTTGAACACGTCTTGGCAGCCATTCGTGCTTATGAAATCTCCAATTTATGCATTGAGATTACTAGCATTGAGCCTCCTGTCGGAAATGGAAGCTCGGATGTTTTTGTCGAAATGATCGAAGAGGCAGGGATCGAAGAGCAGGACGGAATTATTCCGGTCGTGAAAATTCAAGAGCCTGTTTATTGGTCCGAGGGAGACATTCACTTGGTTGCTCTCCCCGCAGATGAATATCGCATTAGTTACACACTTAGTTATCCAACCCCAAGTATTCTGCAAGCACAATTTCACTCTTTGTCAGTAACAGCAGAAAGTTTTAAAAATGAGCTTGCTCCTTGTCGCACATTTTCTCTTTACCAAGAGGTTTCTGTACTGATGGATAAAGGTTTGATTCAAGGCGCGAGTTTAAACAATGGAGTCACCATTAAAGATGGAGCTATTTTAAGTAAGGGGGGATTGTTCTTCCCTAATGAAATGGTTCGGCATAAAATATTGGATATGATTGGTGATTTTTCTCTTGTCGGGTTTGACTTTTTGGCGCATGTTATAGCTATTCGCTCAGGACATGCCTCTAATTTTGCCTTCGCGAAAAAGCTCTTACATTCTATTACAACGGAGAGATGTTCATGACTCCTGACTTTAGCGAAATGCCCGCGGTCTTTGATATTAAAGAGATTCTTAAAATCTTGCCCCATCGCTATCCCTTTTTGTTGGTTGACAGAATTGTTGAAATGGATTTAGAAAAGGGGTATATTTTAGGCCAAAAAAACATCACCTTTAATGAATCTTTTTTTCAAGGCCATTTTCCGGGTGCACCGATTATGCCCGGAGTGTTAATTCTTGAAGCTCTTGCGCAAGCAGGGGGAATTTTAGTGTATTTAAAAGGAGAAAGCGAGGTTGAAAAAATCGCTGTTCTTATGAACGTGAATCAAGCGAAATTTCGCAGTCCTGTGCGTCCAGGAGATGTCCTTTTTCTGAAAGGAGAGGGGCAACATTTTAGT
Coding sequences within:
- the fabZ gene encoding 3-hydroxyacyl-ACP dehydratase FabZ, with protein sequence MTPDFSEMPAVFDIKEILKILPHRYPFLLVDRIVEMDLEKGYILGQKNITFNESFFQGHFPGAPIMPGVLILEALAQAGGILVYLKGESEVEKIAVLMNVNQAKFRSPVRPGDVLFLKGEGQHFSKKGGKIKATAYVNNKVAVEAEIGFALVPKSQI
- the lnt gene encoding apolipoprotein N-acyltransferase, giving the protein MSTDLNKPWRCVLAILGFFIVAFGQPAWSSSLGAFAAFLGYALIGRVVISYSRPLSRFWVAGIWYFAVQMVQLSWFVSHPYAYIYIVYVGVSLLLGAQFGLVGILITPRRLRSLIGIIAIPSAWVILEWSRLFILSGFSWNPSGLVLTGNVFSLQLASFWGVFGLSFWVLLVNLLGLRAWLLKARVAYVVWILAALMPYVYGYVHVVYHEYWMEEEHRLALNENKSPYFSAILVQPAFPAEEAFDFGDTRDFVSFVMREWKHILKITQKHSGKTVDLIALPEFMVPFGTYTFVYPYEKVAKAFEDILGKESLNFLPPLELPFAAQSLTDEGIRWFVNNAFWAQGLSNYFNSDMVIGLEDAEDTQNGREYYSAALFFHPMRELFSEEKFRRAERYAKRVLVPMGEYIPFSFCRELAARYGVNGSFTGGQEAKILTGSKLPFGVCICYEETFGHLTRENRQLGANLLVNLTSDAWFPCSRLPQQHFDHARLRTVENGVPLIRACNTGVTGSIDSLGRLTAKLGNTLAETEESSDSILVHVPLYHYRTLYTLFGDKLIIGFCFLGLFGFGIYEYKHRRRP
- the lpxC gene encoding UDP-3-O-acyl-N-acetylglucosamine deacetylase, which translates into the protein MNAFNSSLEKTCRRQRTLKKSVSFSGIGIHTGRGVSLKFCPAKEGTGIVFKRVDLPSQPLIPATVEYVCETNRSTTLGIGSVRIHTVEHVLAAIRAYEISNLCIEITSIEPPVGNGSSDVFVEMIEEAGIEEQDGIIPVVKIQEPVYWSEGDIHLVALPADEYRISYTLSYPTPSILQAQFHSLSVTAESFKNELAPCRTFSLYQEVSVLMDKGLIQGASLNNGVTIKDGAILSKGGLFFPNEMVRHKILDMIGDFSLVGFDFLAHVIAIRSGHASNFAFAKKLLHSITTERCS